The Vulpes vulpes isolate BD-2025 chromosome 10, VulVul3, whole genome shotgun sequence genome has a window encoding:
- the RASL10A gene encoding ras-like protein family member 10A produces the protein MGGSLRVAVLGAPGVGKTAIIRQFLFGDYPERHRPTDGPRLYRPAVLLDGAVYDLSIRDGDGARPGHNPGAPEEWPDSKDWSLQDTDAFVLVYDICSPDSFDYVKALRQRISETRPAGAPEAPILVVGNKRDRQRLRFGPRRALAALVRRGWRCGYLECSAKYNWHVLRLFRELLRCALVRARPAHPALRLQGALHPARCSLM, from the exons ATGGGGGGCAGCCTGCGGGTGGCCGTGCTGGGCGCCCCGGGCGTGGGCAAGACGGCCATCATCCGCCAGTTCCTGTTCGGCGACTACCCCGAGCGCCACCGGCCCACGGACGGGCCACGCCTCTACCGGCCCGCGGTGCTGCTCGACGGCGCGGTCTACGACCTGAGCATCCGCGACGGCGACGGCGCCCGCCCGGGGCACAACCCCGGGGCACCGGAG gagtGGCCGGACTCCAAGGACTGGAGCTTGCAGGACACGGACGCCTTCGTGCTCGTCTACGACATCTGCAGCCCGGACAGCTTCGACTACGTGAAGGCGCTACGGCAGCGCATCTCGGAGACCAG GCCGGCGGGCGCCCCCGAGGCCCCCATCCTGGTGGTCGGCAACAAGAGGGACCGGCAGCGGCTGCGCTTCGGGCCTCGGCGCGCGCTGGCCGCGCTGGTGCGCAGGGGCTGGCGCTGCGGCTACCTCGAGTGCTCCGCCAAGTACAACTGGCACGTGCTGCGTCTCTTCCGCGAACTGCTGCGCTGCGCTTTGGTGCGCGCGCGCCCTGCGCACCCGGCCCTGCGCCTGCAGGGGGCGCTGCACCCGGCCCGCTGCAGCCTCATGTGA
- the LOC112906974 gene encoding small ribosomal subunit protein eS27-like: MPLAKDLLHPSLEEEKRKHKKKRLVQSPNSYFMDVKCPGCYKITTVFSHAQTVVLCAGCSTVLCQPTGGKARLTEGGSFRRKQH; encoded by the coding sequence ATGCCCCTTGCAAAGGATCTCCTGCACCCGTCcctggaagaggagaagaggaagcacaAGAAGAAGCGCCTGGTGCAGAGCCCCAACTCCTACTTCATGGACGTAAAGTGCCCGGGATGCTACAAAATCACCACCGTCTTCAGCCACGCACAGACGGTAGTTCTGTGTGCCGGCTGTTCTACCGTCCTCTGCCAGCCCACGGGAGGAAAAGCAAGGCTTACAGAAGGAGGGTCCTTCAGGCGGAAGCAGCACTAA